A genome region from Anastrepha ludens isolate Willacy chromosome 3, idAnaLude1.1, whole genome shotgun sequence includes the following:
- the LOC128857628 gene encoding calponin homology domain-containing protein DDB_G0272472-like → MINCVSRGKEAPIELPKIGNKKPIVLSSQRFNKLLNNANQVEKLQAQKEIEEEQKYKEYLKEGSDQLVAHFKGNIQRTQDEKLAEIKANMEQKITKMQEDIHQSKENEERERSERLAKAQNLMEQLKPGPKDLHSAAMQSEVLRARNVQRNINKEFEKAIKRQECMDKLACEHQAFAFMQEDQLRQLEREQNMNTYKKEMLQTINESYKQRVEHKKQLIKEQQAIREAMDQEIKAQIEREKAIMEKKRASLRKNALEAMKMVEQRRLRERMTEEIEDRLCCVYNLGKLDMDVVKKEEEAKKLIYGEEKKQEMQAQFFRCIQAKTDAAEDERVRRDISRMQLKFTAEEQEKIRKDKAAKQARIEAYMRELQQQKEVKRRAEEEKRYDMATRFKNCEVNRLFEEAQQQKRLTQIKETRASLKEQLELKKRVENEDKELMRPTCEDNKEEREDKYFFEYARNLMEDAHKKDRPLYPFVKVVQQYKRERGIDCERKTPRHLVTQVNIGTRPPIECKTNVDHLSATLVNKPKPTQLKAAHDSSTEAMHISKSVPIGKETLAMGKMERSAKDSILENCLKISELIAADAKKTGNDDKEKCDNRLVDCLKPSNRMAQLKKDDDCESLLNSGKVRYSLGELKKMNQFPSTKEQ, encoded by the exons ATGATAAATTGCGTGTCGCGCGGTAAAGAAGCCCCGATCGAATTACCGAAAATTGGCAATAAAAAGCCTATAGTGCTCTCGTCACAGCGCTTCAATAAGTTGCTAAACAATGCCAATCAGGTGGAAAAGTTGCAAGCTCAGAAAGAAATCGAAGAAGAACAGAAATATAAGGAATATTTGAAGGAGGGATCGGATCAATTGGTAGCACATTTTAAGGGCAACATACAAAGGACTCAAGATGAGAAGCTGGCTGAGATCAAGGCGAatatggaacaaaaaattacaaaaa TGCAGGAGGACATCCATCAGTCGAAGGAAAACGAGGAACGAGAAAGAAGCGAGCGACTGGCTAAGGCGCAAAATTTAATGGAACAACTAAAGCCCGGACCCAAGGATCTACACTCAGCGGCCATGCAAAGCGAAGTACTTCGTGCGCGAAACGTTCAACGCAATATAAATAAAGAGTTCGAAAAGGCTATTAAACGGCAGGAATGCATGGATAAGTTAGCCTGTGAGCATCAAGCGTTTGCGTTCATGCAAGAGGACCAACTGCGACAATTGGAACGCGAACAGAACATGAACACGTACAAGAAGGAGATGCTTCAAACAATCAACGAGTCCTACAAACAGCGCGTGGAGCACAAAAAGCAGCTCATCAAGGAGCAACAGGCCATACGAGAGGCAATGGATCAGGAAATCAAGGCACAAATCGAAAGAGAGAAAGCTATTATGGAGAAAAAAAGAGCTTCACTGCGCAAAAATGCACTAGAAGCCATGAAAATGGTAGAGCAACGTAGATTAA GGGAACGTATGACCGAAGAGATTGAGGATCGCTTGTGTTGTGTTTATAATCTGGGCAAATTGGACATGGATGTCGTCAAAAAGGAGGAAGAAGCGAAGAAACTAATCTACGGTGAAGAGAAGAAACAAGAGATGCAGGCTCAGTTCTTCCGCTGTATTCAGGCTAAGACAGACGCAGCGGAGGATGAGCGCGTGCGTCGTGATATTAGTCGCATGCAACTGAAATTCACGGCTGAGGAGCAAGAAAAAATACGTAAGGACAAGGCGGCAAAACAGGCACGTATAGAAGCATATATGCGCGAACTGCAGCAGCAAAAGGAAGTTAAACGTCGCGCCGAGGAAGAAAAGCGTTACGATATGGCCACCCGCTTTAAGAACTGTGAAGTAAATCGTCTGTTTGAGGAGGCACAACAGCAAAAGCGTCTTACTCAAATAAAAGAAACGCGTGCCTCATTAAAGGAACAGCTTGAACTCAAGAAACGCGTTGAAAACGAAGATAAGGAACTAATGCGCCCCACCTGTGAGGACAACAAAGAAGAGCGAGAGGATAAGTACTTCTTTGAATATGCACGCAATCTCATGGAGGATGCACACAAAAAGGATCGACCATTATATCCCTTCGTCAAGGTGGTACAACAGTATAAACGTGAGCGTGGCATCGATTGTGAACGCAAAACCCCAAGGCATCTGGTGACGCAGGTGAACATTGGCACACGCCCGCCAATCGAATGTAAGACGAATGTCGATCACTTATCCGCCACATTGGTAAACAAACCGAAACCGACGCAATTGAAGGCAGCCCATGACAGCTCAACAGAAGCAATGCACATCAGTAAATCTGTTCCAATAGGCAAAGAAACGTTGGCAATGGGAAAAATGGAAAGAAGTGCTAAGGACAGCATACTGGAAAACTGCCTTAAGATCTCCGAATTAATTGCAGCTGATGCGAAGAAGACTGGCAACGATGACAAAGAAAAATGCGA